In Lysobacter luteus, a single window of DNA contains:
- the queA gene encoding tRNA preQ1(34) S-adenosylmethionine ribosyltransferase-isomerase QueA, whose translation MKKSDFRYELPPALIAQAPLARRSASRLLVVPPAPAPFADHVFHELPALLAPGDLLVFNDTRVIPARLFGSKQTGGRVEILVERLLGDGEARAQLGVSKTPKPGARIALDAGGEAEVLGRDGEFFHLRFHVAEGLEAWLEHAGRLPLPPYIQREPGADDAERYQTVFARQAGAVAAPTAGLHFDQPLLDALAARGVQSGHVTLHVGAGTFQPVRVDDLSEHVMHSEWINVGAALVEQVRRTRAAGGRVIAVGTTVVRALESAMQPTDANPDGELRPFEGESRLFILPGYRIRSVDAMVTNFHLPESTLLMMVSAFAGKDRVFAAYDHAIAAGYRFFSYGDAMLLFPEPAA comes from the coding sequence TTGAAGAAATCCGATTTCCGCTACGAGCTGCCGCCGGCCCTGATCGCCCAGGCACCGCTGGCCCGGCGGTCCGCCAGCCGCCTGCTGGTCGTACCGCCCGCGCCTGCCCCCTTCGCCGACCATGTGTTCCATGAGCTGCCGGCCCTGTTGGCGCCGGGTGACCTGCTGGTGTTCAACGACACCCGGGTGATCCCGGCACGCCTGTTCGGCAGCAAACAGACCGGCGGCCGCGTCGAGATCCTGGTCGAGCGGCTGCTCGGCGATGGCGAGGCGCGTGCCCAGCTGGGCGTCAGCAAGACGCCCAAGCCCGGTGCGCGGATCGCGCTGGACGCCGGCGGCGAGGCCGAAGTACTGGGCCGGGACGGCGAGTTCTTCCACCTGCGCTTCCACGTGGCCGAGGGCCTGGAGGCCTGGCTGGAGCACGCCGGCCGGCTGCCGTTGCCGCCCTACATCCAGCGCGAACCTGGCGCGGACGACGCCGAGCGCTACCAGACCGTGTTCGCGCGACAGGCCGGTGCGGTCGCCGCGCCGACCGCGGGACTGCATTTCGACCAGCCGTTGCTGGACGCCCTGGCCGCGCGTGGTGTGCAATCAGGCCACGTCACGCTGCATGTCGGGGCCGGTACGTTCCAGCCTGTCCGGGTCGACGACCTGTCCGAGCACGTGATGCACAGCGAGTGGATCAACGTCGGCGCGGCGCTGGTCGAGCAGGTGCGCCGTACCCGTGCGGCCGGCGGCCGCGTCATCGCCGTCGGCACCACCGTCGTGCGGGCGCTGGAGTCGGCGATGCAGCCCACCGACGCCAATCCCGACGGGGAGCTGCGGCCGTTCGAGGGGGAAAGCCGGCTTTTCATCCTCCCCGGTTACCGGATCCGCTCGGTCGACGCGATGGTCACCAATTTCCACCTTCCGGAAAGCACGCTGCTGATGATGGTTTCCGCGTTCGCCGGCAAGGACCGGGTCTTTGCCGCGTACGACCACGCCATCGCCGCCGGCTACCGGTTCTTCTCCTACGGTGACGCCATGCTGCTGTTCCCGGAGCCGGCCGCATGA
- the tgt gene encoding tRNA guanosine(34) transglycosylase Tgt, whose translation MSRMSFQLLCTDGAARRGRLTFPRGTVETPAFMPVGTYGSVKGVLPTQVEQLGAEIILGNTFHLYLRPGLEVIEAHGGLHGFERWDRPILTDSGGFQVFSLAHKRRITEEGVTFAAPTDGSRVFLGPEESMRIQKVLGSDIVMIFDECTPYPATEEVARASMELSLRWAARSRRAHEGNDAALFGIVQGGVHRELRTRSADALKDIGFDGYAIGGLAVGEPEAERNAMLEHTTPQLPADRPRYLMGVGRPEDLVEAVARGVDMFDCVMPTRNARNGHFFTRDGVVRIRNARYEKDLRPIEEGCDCHACAGGFSRSYLRHLDRCNEMLGPMLGTLHNLRHYQRLMADMREAIARGTFAAFRESFHAAKARAAG comes from the coding sequence ATGAGCCGGATGTCGTTCCAGTTGCTGTGCACCGACGGTGCCGCCCGCCGCGGCCGGCTGACCTTCCCGCGGGGCACGGTCGAGACGCCCGCGTTCATGCCGGTCGGCACCTACGGGTCGGTCAAGGGCGTGCTGCCTACCCAGGTGGAGCAACTGGGCGCCGAGATCATCCTCGGCAACACGTTCCACCTGTACCTGCGGCCGGGGCTTGAGGTGATCGAGGCGCACGGCGGGCTGCACGGCTTCGAGCGCTGGGACCGCCCGATCCTGACCGACTCCGGCGGCTTCCAGGTGTTCTCGCTGGCGCACAAGCGCAGGATCACCGAGGAAGGCGTCACCTTCGCCGCGCCGACCGACGGCAGCCGGGTGTTCCTCGGCCCCGAGGAGAGCATGCGTATCCAGAAGGTGCTCGGGTCTGACATCGTGATGATCTTCGACGAGTGCACCCCGTATCCGGCGACGGAGGAGGTCGCGCGTGCCTCCATGGAACTGAGCCTGCGCTGGGCCGCACGCTCGCGGCGTGCCCACGAGGGCAACGACGCGGCGCTGTTCGGCATCGTCCAGGGCGGCGTGCACCGTGAACTGCGGACCCGTTCGGCCGACGCGCTGAAGGACATCGGGTTCGACGGCTACGCGATTGGCGGGCTGGCCGTAGGCGAGCCCGAGGCCGAGCGAAACGCGATGCTCGAGCACACCACCCCTCAGTTGCCGGCCGACCGGCCGCGTTACCTGATGGGCGTCGGGCGACCCGAAGACCTCGTCGAGGCCGTCGCGCGCGGGGTCGACATGTTCGATTGCGTGATGCCGACCCGCAATGCGCGCAACGGCCATTTCTTCACCCGCGACGGCGTCGTGCGCATCCGCAACGCCAGGTACGAGAAAGACCTCCGCCCGATCGAGGAAGGCTGCGACTGCCACGCCTGCGCGGGCGGGTTCAGCCGCAGCTACCTGCGCCACCTGGACCGCTGCAACGAGATGCTGGGGCCGATGCTGGGCACGCTGCACAACCTGCGCCACTACCAGCGGTTGATGGCCGACATGCGCGAGGCCATCGCGCGGGGAACCTTCGCCGCCTTCCGCGAGTCCTTCCATGCGGCCAAGGCCCGCGCGGCCGGCTGA
- the yajC gene encoding preprotein translocase subunit YajC codes for MNLLDLLIAPAHAQTAAQPGGFGMSLLFPILLIGVMYFLMIRPQMKRAKEHKAMLEKLSRGDEVLTNGGIAGTVVDLGDNFLTVEIADNVRIRVQKGAIGNVLPKGTLKSA; via the coding sequence ATGAACCTGCTCGACCTCCTGATTGCCCCCGCCCATGCGCAGACCGCGGCCCAGCCGGGCGGCTTCGGCATGTCGCTGCTGTTCCCGATCCTGCTGATCGGCGTGATGTACTTCCTGATGATCCGCCCGCAGATGAAGCGCGCCAAGGAGCACAAGGCCATGCTCGAGAAGCTGTCGCGCGGCGACGAAGTGCTGACCAACGGCGGCATCGCCGGCACCGTGGTCGACCTGGGCGACAACTTCCTCACGGTAGAGATCGCCGACAACGTGCGCATCCGCGTGCAAAAGGGCGCGATCGGCAACGTCCTGCCCAAGGGCACCTTGAAGTCGGCCTGA
- the secD gene encoding protein translocase subunit SecD yields MLTYARWKYVVLVLAILLSTLYALPNLYQKDPSVQVTASRGAPVDAALVERIETTLESAGVPVKSVELGGDNVLVRLPSPDAQTKASDALEQVLGSDYVSALNLASTVPDWLTALGAQGMSLGLDLQGGVHFLMQVDQAAALDKHLTAIVEDARVVLRDARIRYESVSRRPDNRIVITLANASDVDKARQQIATSQPALAMDAEGRVITLSIPDAELQRMATAALEQNLGTLRNRINALGVSEPLIQRQGSDRIVVELAGVQDTAEAKRLIGATATLEYRAALEGNAYDAVATGNVPPQAKVYYRKELGPDGKPIPILLNKRVIASGDQLIGATSGMDPQTGTPSVSVRLDASGGQRMFDFTSQNVGKPMAVVYIERIPEVRMVNGEEVRTTRVSEEVISVATINGVFSKEFQTTGLDSAKEAADLALLLRSGSLAAPMDFVEERVVGPSLGKENIERGLTAVVFAFAFALLFFLVYYRMFGLITCAALLLNILMLVAVMSLFGATLTLPGLAGIALTVALSVDANVLINERIREELRAGMPPKTAIATGYEKATGTIMDANLTAILAGVALFAFGTGPVKGFAVSLIVGIITSMYTAVSGSRAMATLIYGWRKKLKSIAI; encoded by the coding sequence ATGCTGACTTATGCGCGCTGGAAATACGTCGTACTGGTGCTCGCCATTCTGTTGAGCACGCTGTACGCGTTGCCCAACCTGTACCAGAAGGATCCCTCCGTCCAGGTCACCGCCAGCCGCGGTGCCCCGGTCGATGCCGCGCTCGTCGAGCGCATCGAGACGACCCTCGAATCGGCCGGCGTGCCGGTCAAGTCGGTCGAGCTGGGTGGGGACAACGTGCTGGTCCGGCTGCCCAGCCCCGATGCGCAGACCAAGGCATCCGACGCGCTGGAGCAGGTACTGGGCAGCGACTACGTGTCCGCGCTCAACCTCGCCTCCACCGTTCCCGACTGGCTGACCGCGCTTGGCGCGCAGGGCATGTCGCTCGGCCTGGACCTGCAGGGCGGCGTGCACTTCCTGATGCAGGTCGACCAGGCCGCCGCGCTCGACAAGCACCTCACCGCGATCGTCGAGGATGCGCGGGTGGTACTGCGTGATGCGCGCATCCGCTACGAGTCGGTCTCGCGCCGCCCCGACAACCGCATCGTGATCACCCTCGCGAACGCTTCCGACGTGGACAAGGCGCGCCAGCAGATCGCGACCAGCCAACCGGCGCTCGCGATGGACGCCGAGGGTCGCGTGATCACGCTCTCGATCCCGGATGCCGAGTTGCAACGCATGGCGACCGCCGCGCTGGAGCAGAACCTCGGCACCCTGCGCAACCGCATCAACGCGCTGGGTGTGTCCGAGCCGCTGATCCAGCGGCAGGGCAGTGACCGCATCGTGGTCGAATTGGCCGGCGTGCAGGACACCGCCGAGGCCAAGCGCCTGATCGGCGCGACCGCCACCCTCGAATACCGCGCGGCGCTGGAAGGCAACGCCTATGACGCCGTCGCCACCGGCAACGTGCCGCCGCAGGCCAAGGTGTACTACCGCAAGGAGCTGGGCCCGGACGGCAAGCCGATCCCGATCCTGCTCAACAAGCGCGTGATCGCCTCGGGTGACCAGCTGATCGGCGCCACCTCCGGCATGGACCCGCAGACTGGCACGCCGTCGGTGTCGGTGCGCCTGGACGCCTCGGGCGGCCAGCGGATGTTCGACTTCACCAGCCAGAACGTCGGAAAGCCGATGGCGGTGGTGTACATCGAGCGCATCCCCGAGGTGCGGATGGTCAACGGCGAGGAAGTCCGGACCACCCGCGTCAGCGAGGAGGTGATCTCGGTCGCCACCATCAACGGCGTCTTCAGCAAGGAGTTCCAGACCACCGGCCTGGACAGCGCCAAGGAAGCGGCCGACCTGGCGCTGCTGCTGCGCTCGGGTTCGCTTGCCGCGCCGATGGACTTCGTCGAAGAGCGCGTGGTCGGCCCGAGCCTGGGCAAGGAGAACATCGAGCGCGGCCTGACCGCGGTGGTCTTCGCCTTCGCGTTCGCGCTGCTGTTCTTCCTCGTGTACTACCGCATGTTCGGCCTGATCACCTGCGCCGCGCTGCTGCTCAACATCCTGATGCTGGTCGCGGTGATGTCGCTGTTCGGCGCCACCCTGACCTTGCCGGGCCTGGCCGGTATCGCATTGACGGTGGCGCTGTCGGTCGACGCCAACGTGCTGATCAACGAGCGCATACGCGAGGAGTTGCGCGCGGGCATGCCGCCCAAGACCGCGATCGCGACCGGCTACGAGAAGGCCACCGGCACGATCATGGACGCCAACCTCACCGCGATTCTGGCCGGTGTAGCGCTGTTCGCGTTCGGCACCGGCCCGGTCAAGGGCTTCGCGGTGTCGCTGATCGTCGGCATCATCACCTCGATGTACACCGCGGTGTCCGGGTCGCGCGCGATGGCCACGCTGATCTACGGCTGGCGCAAGAAACTCAAGTCCATCGCGATCTGA
- the secF gene encoding protein translocase subunit SecF, with amino-acid sequence MKPLTIFPAEPRINFLRVKWVAFAVAIALTLVSLGSIATRGFNFALDFTGGTVTELRFAQPVDIEDARGRLAEAGFGDAQVISFGSGNDLLVRMQLDGVEDGEDNIAANAEAAAQITRAVSTPDNPGTVVRSDFVGPQVGRDLALNGIWAVIFVVVGFLIYISFRFEKKFAIAAVITSLQDVTIVLGWFSLTGHEFDLTVLAGVLAVLGFSINDTIVVFDRIRDNFRSMRADPDAIINASINQTLSRTVITSFVAFLAVLALYLYGGGSLKGMAEAQMIGVVVGTLSSILIASPLLTLGFLKVTKQDLLPKAKDEAALARRP; translated from the coding sequence ATGAAACCTTTGACCATTTTCCCGGCCGAACCGCGGATCAACTTCCTCCGGGTGAAGTGGGTGGCGTTCGCCGTGGCGATCGCGCTGACCCTCGTGTCGCTCGGGTCGATCGCCACCCGCGGCTTCAACTTCGCGCTGGACTTCACCGGTGGCACGGTGACCGAGCTGCGTTTCGCCCAGCCCGTCGACATCGAGGACGCCCGCGGCCGCCTGGCCGAGGCCGGTTTCGGCGACGCGCAGGTGATCTCGTTCGGGTCAGGCAACGATCTGCTCGTGCGCATGCAACTCGACGGCGTGGAGGATGGCGAGGACAACATCGCCGCCAACGCGGAGGCCGCCGCGCAGATCACCCGCGCGGTGTCGACCCCCGACAACCCGGGCACTGTGGTGCGCAGCGACTTCGTTGGCCCGCAGGTCGGTCGCGACCTCGCGCTCAACGGCATCTGGGCGGTGATCTTCGTCGTCGTCGGCTTCCTGATCTACATCTCGTTCCGGTTCGAGAAGAAGTTCGCGATCGCGGCGGTGATCACCTCGCTGCAGGACGTAACCATCGTGCTGGGCTGGTTCTCGCTGACCGGGCACGAGTTCGACCTGACGGTGCTGGCCGGCGTGCTGGCCGTGCTGGGCTTCTCGATCAACGACACCATCGTGGTGTTCGACCGCATCCGCGACAACTTCCGCTCGATGCGGGCCGACCCGGACGCGATCATCAACGCATCGATCAACCAGACCCTGTCGCGCACGGTTATCACCTCGTTCGTGGCGTTCCTGGCGGTGCTGGCGCTGTACCTCTACGGCGGCGGTTCGCTCAAGGGCATGGCCGAGGCGCAGATGATCGGCGTGGTCGTCGGCACCCTGTCCTCGATCCTGATCGCCTCGCCGTTGCTGACGCTGGGCTTCCTCAAGGTCACCAAGCAGGACCTTCTGCCCAAGGCCAAGGACGAGGCGGCGCTTGCGCGTCGTCCCTGA
- a CDS encoding inositol monophosphatase family protein — protein MQKPAVTLMVKAARAAGNVLLRHMYKLDALNVVEKDRMDFASEVDGLAEKEIIKEFRRSTPDYAILGEEGGSVKSKVGSRFTWVIDPLDGTSNYLRGIPHFCVSIALVENGEPVHGVIFDPLRNELFTSSRGSGTTLNDKRVRVADRKDLDGAMVLTGFPPRERKRASAQLKCVDTLLVEIEDIRRTGSAALDLAYVACGRADAYFEAGVKPWDIAAGALMVREAGGKVSDFRGRTTGPMDARGVDGRPLLAGNIKVAELLQQRIVNTGYASAFD, from the coding sequence ATGCAGAAACCCGCCGTCACCCTCATGGTCAAGGCCGCTCGCGCCGCCGGCAACGTGCTGCTGCGGCACATGTACAAGCTCGATGCGCTGAACGTGGTGGAGAAGGACCGCATGGACTTCGCCAGCGAAGTCGATGGCCTGGCCGAGAAGGAGATCATCAAGGAATTCCGCCGCTCAACCCCCGATTACGCGATCCTCGGCGAGGAAGGCGGTTCGGTGAAGTCCAAGGTCGGCAGCCGGTTCACCTGGGTGATAGACCCGCTGGATGGCACCAGCAACTACCTCCGTGGCATCCCGCACTTCTGCGTGTCCATCGCGCTTGTCGAGAACGGCGAACCGGTCCATGGCGTGATCTTCGACCCGTTGCGCAACGAGCTCTTCACCAGCAGCCGCGGCAGCGGCACCACCCTCAATGACAAGCGCGTGCGCGTGGCCGACCGCAAGGACCTGGACGGCGCGATGGTGCTGACCGGCTTCCCGCCGCGCGAGCGCAAGCGCGCAAGCGCACAGCTCAAGTGTGTCGACACGCTGCTGGTCGAGATCGAGGACATCCGCCGCACCGGCTCGGCCGCCCTCGACCTGGCCTACGTCGCCTGCGGCCGCGCGGACGCGTACTTCGAAGCCGGCGTGAAGCCGTGGGACATCGCCGCCGGCGCCCTGATGGTGCGCGAGGCCGGTGGCAAGGTCTCCGACTTCCGTGGCCGCACGACCGGCCCGATGGATGCGCGCGGCGTCGATGGCCGTCCGTTGCTGGCGGGCAACATCAAAGTGGCCGAGCTGCTGCAGCAGCGGATCGTCAACACCGGCTACGCCAGCGCCTTCGACTGA
- a CDS encoding RNA methyltransferase has product MNTEATPYEAGAPARATRGPDAALRLRIVLVGTQHPGNIGSAARALKTMGLARLVLVAPEKSPNAESSALAAGADDVLEGAARHDTLAEAVADCRLVLGCTARSRRVALEELLPRDAATRAVATATGGAEVALVFGRERTGLENEELQLCHAAVHIPANPDYSSLNLAAAVQVLAYELRLALLAGAAPAPPTEPRDPPASHAQLEGLFGQLAETLDEIDFHKGRAPESAMRKLRRLFLRADMDEREVRLLRGILSDAQRMAMLARRS; this is encoded by the coding sequence ATGAACACCGAAGCGACCCCGTACGAGGCCGGAGCGCCCGCCCGAGCAACCCGCGGCCCGGATGCCGCACTCCGGCTGCGGATCGTGCTGGTCGGCACCCAGCACCCCGGCAACATCGGCTCGGCCGCCCGCGCGCTCAAGACCATGGGACTGGCGCGGCTGGTCCTGGTCGCCCCCGAAAAGTCGCCCAATGCCGAGTCATCGGCGCTGGCAGCTGGCGCGGACGATGTGCTGGAAGGCGCTGCCCGGCACGACACCTTGGCCGAGGCGGTCGCCGACTGCCGGCTGGTCCTGGGTTGTACGGCCCGCAGCCGGCGGGTCGCGCTGGAGGAACTGCTGCCGCGCGACGCCGCGACCCGCGCGGTCGCCACCGCGACCGGCGGCGCGGAGGTGGCGCTGGTGTTCGGGCGCGAGCGCACGGGACTGGAAAACGAGGAGCTGCAGCTGTGCCACGCGGCCGTCCACATCCCCGCCAATCCGGACTACAGCTCGCTCAACCTTGCCGCCGCCGTCCAGGTACTGGCCTACGAATTGCGCCTGGCGCTGCTGGCCGGTGCAGCCCCGGCTCCGCCCACCGAGCCGCGCGACCCGCCGGCCTCGCACGCGCAACTGGAGGGATTGTTCGGCCAACTGGCCGAAACCCTCGACGAGATCGACTTCCACAAGGGGCGCGCGCCTGAATCGGCGATGCGCAAGCTGCGGCGCCTGTTCCTGCGGGCTGACATGGACGAGCGCGAGGTGCGGCTGCTGCGCGGCATCCTGTCCGACGCACAGCGGATGGCGATGCTGGCCCGGCGCAGCTGA
- a CDS encoding phosphate/phosphite/phosphonate ABC transporter substrate-binding protein: MTVRLCSLAFLLLAAFSCVGPASAADDGVLVLGRISDDPHTHYEQLEPLLDYVVPRMADVGIREGRILMARDSQQMASYLRRGRVDWVTETAGTGMLLRERAGAEPLLVTERDGTSHYHSVFFARRDSGIDTLEDLRGRRIAFQRPSSTSAYFAPAGELLANGIELEILLSPVDRIETAAVGYVFARSELNIATWVHKELVDAGVMSNLDWINPRRMPPAFKTDLVVIGRTDDYPRAVELVRHDMDPRVRARLQQVLVEAAADPAAREAMLRFFQTTRFLPIDPASEQALRRMQTGVARVRAEVE, translated from the coding sequence TTGACCGTCCGCCTGTGCAGCCTGGCTTTCCTGCTGCTCGCCGCATTTTCGTGCGTTGGGCCGGCGTCCGCCGCGGACGATGGCGTGCTGGTGCTCGGGCGCATAAGCGACGACCCGCATACGCACTACGAACAGCTCGAGCCGCTGCTGGATTACGTGGTTCCGCGGATGGCCGACGTCGGCATCCGCGAAGGCCGCATCCTGATGGCGCGCGATTCCCAGCAGATGGCCAGCTACCTGCGGCGTGGCCGGGTCGATTGGGTCACCGAGACCGCCGGCACCGGCATGCTGCTGCGCGAGCGCGCCGGCGCCGAGCCGTTGCTGGTGACCGAGAGAGACGGCACCAGCCACTACCACAGCGTGTTCTTCGCCCGCCGCGACAGCGGCATCGATACCCTCGAGGACCTGCGCGGTCGCCGGATCGCCTTCCAGCGCCCGTCGTCCACCAGTGCCTATTTCGCGCCCGCCGGCGAGCTGCTGGCCAACGGCATCGAGCTGGAGATCCTGCTCTCGCCGGTTGACCGGATCGAGACCGCAGCGGTGGGCTACGTGTTCGCGCGCTCCGAGCTCAACATCGCCACCTGGGTGCACAAGGAGCTGGTCGATGCGGGGGTGATGAGCAACCTCGACTGGATCAACCCCAGGCGCATGCCGCCCGCCTTCAAGACAGACCTGGTGGTCATCGGCCGGACCGACGACTACCCGCGCGCGGTCGAGCTGGTGCGCCACGACATGGACCCCCGGGTGCGCGCCCGGCTGCAGCAGGTGCTGGTCGAAGCCGCCGCCGACCCGGCCGCGCGGGAGGCGATGCTGCGGTTCTTCCAGACCACGCGCTTCCTGCCGATCGACCCCGCGTCCGAACAGGCGTTGAGGCGGATGCAGACCGGCGTGGCGCGGGTGCGGGCGGAGGTCGAATGA
- a CDS encoding putative bifunctional diguanylate cyclase/phosphodiesterase: MKLRPGLHAQFLLVMAGALLGVTVLVGMLLHRQHRMQDEVEDLSRDAMGTMASESLQRRGEGTVAQLAESLANPMYYFDLDAIGALVQTTLRQPDTRYVLVFDANGQVLHDGTDEIRGYGEPMADAFAYEAMNARSVHAQFGESIMDVSTPVTIGSERIGGIRVGYDLGAIQAAQEGAIGDLRGRLADLGRRNLAWLVSFGFALLVLGAAVSWMVRRTLVQPIRALADAAREIEAGQFEPGASDDRRLPSRVRSDELGDLMRAFGRMRESVVRHDRDIRRMAYTDALTGLANRLAFREALDHHLLSLHGGSRELALLFADIDDFKRINDTLGHDVGDEVLLQFAQRIRMVVDRLGGDGAMLARFGGDEFVILVESDPAAGQAGHARAVAARLAEALVTALGAPLSLQGRQVFLGTSIGISLFPDDAESATSLMKNGDIAMYQAKVAGKNCYRFYSRAMDQAVERRVHLEQELREAWGRGELSLAYQPIHRLSDGRMVGAEALLRWRHPELGMIAPSVFIDVAEQSGLIESIGPKVLRAACRDAIQWPQAHAGDPPLFVSVNVSPRQLRSGDLPQVVAACLADSGLEPARLHIELTETAVIGDEILANKLLTRLRETGVKVWLDDFGTGFSGLSHLRRVPVDGVKIDRSFVADILRDPDDLALTTAIIAMAHSLGITVVAEGVEKEGQYGLLRERGCDQAQGFWLGQPMPLEAFMAQLRADRPLPAPAPRSPLDKMLDRG, encoded by the coding sequence ATGAAGCTGCGTCCCGGCCTGCATGCACAGTTCCTGCTGGTCATGGCCGGCGCGCTGCTGGGCGTCACTGTGCTGGTCGGGATGCTGCTGCACCGCCAGCACCGCATGCAGGACGAGGTGGAAGACCTCAGCCGCGACGCGATGGGCACGATGGCCAGCGAGAGTCTGCAGCGGCGGGGTGAGGGCACGGTGGCGCAGCTGGCCGAGTCGCTCGCCAACCCGATGTACTACTTCGATCTCGACGCTATCGGCGCGCTGGTCCAGACCACGCTGCGGCAGCCCGACACGCGCTACGTGCTGGTGTTCGACGCCAATGGCCAGGTGCTGCACGACGGCACCGACGAGATCCGCGGCTATGGCGAGCCGATGGCCGACGCCTTTGCCTACGAGGCGATGAACGCCCGTAGTGTCCACGCACAGTTCGGCGAGTCGATCATGGACGTGTCCACGCCGGTGACGATCGGCAGCGAGCGCATCGGCGGCATCCGGGTCGGTTATGACCTGGGCGCCATCCAGGCGGCGCAGGAGGGCGCCATCGGCGACCTGCGCGGACGCCTCGCCGACCTCGGACGGCGCAACCTCGCCTGGCTGGTTTCGTTCGGCTTCGCGTTGCTGGTGCTCGGGGCCGCCGTTTCGTGGATGGTCCGCCGCACGCTGGTGCAGCCGATCCGCGCCCTGGCCGATGCCGCGCGCGAGATCGAGGCGGGGCAGTTCGAACCGGGCGCGAGCGATGACCGGCGGTTGCCGTCCCGCGTGCGGTCCGACGAGCTGGGCGATCTGATGCGTGCGTTTGGCCGGATGCGCGAGAGCGTGGTCCGGCATGACCGCGATATCCGCCGGATGGCCTACACCGACGCGTTGACGGGCCTGGCCAACCGGCTTGCGTTCCGCGAGGCGCTGGACCACCACCTGCTGAGCCTGCACGGTGGCAGCCGCGAGCTGGCGCTGCTGTTTGCCGATATCGACGACTTCAAGCGCATCAACGACACCCTTGGCCACGACGTCGGCGACGAGGTGCTGCTGCAGTTCGCACAGCGCATCCGCATGGTGGTCGACCGGCTCGGCGGCGACGGCGCGATGCTGGCGCGGTTCGGCGGCGACGAGTTCGTGATCCTCGTCGAGAGCGATCCGGCCGCCGGCCAGGCCGGCCATGCCCGGGCCGTGGCCGCGCGTTTGGCGGAGGCGCTGGTCACCGCCCTCGGGGCGCCGCTGTCGCTGCAGGGGCGGCAGGTGTTCCTGGGTACGTCGATCGGCATCAGCCTGTTCCCGGACGATGCCGAAAGCGCTACGTCGCTGATGAAGAACGGCGACATCGCGATGTACCAGGCCAAGGTGGCCGGCAAGAACTGCTACCGCTTCTACAGCCGCGCCATGGACCAGGCGGTCGAGCGGCGCGTGCACCTGGAGCAGGAGTTGCGCGAGGCCTGGGGCCGTGGCGAGCTGAGCCTGGCCTACCAGCCGATCCACCGGCTGTCGGACGGACGGATGGTGGGTGCCGAGGCCCTCCTGCGCTGGCGCCACCCGGAGCTGGGCATGATCGCGCCGTCGGTGTTCATCGACGTGGCCGAGCAGAGCGGACTGATCGAGTCGATCGGGCCCAAGGTGCTGCGTGCCGCCTGCCGCGATGCGATCCAGTGGCCGCAGGCGCATGCGGGCGACCCGCCGCTGTTCGTGTCGGTCAACGTGTCCCCGCGCCAGCTGCGCAGCGGCGACCTGCCGCAGGTCGTCGCCGCCTGCCTGGCCGACAGCGGGCTGGAGCCCGCCCGTCTGCACATCGAGCTGACCGAGACCGCCGTGATCGGCGACGAGATCCTCGCCAACAAGCTGCTGACGCGCCTGCGCGAGACGGGGGTGAAGGTCTGGCTGGACGACTTCGGCACCGGATTCTCGGGGTTGAGCCACCTGCGCCGGGTGCCGGTGGACGGGGTGAAGATCGACCGCAGCTTCGTCGCCGACATCCTGCGCGACCCCGACGACCTCGCCCTGACCACGGCGATCATCGCGATGGCCCATTCGCTTGGCATCACGGTGGTGGCCGAAGGCGTCGAAAAGGAGGGCCAGTACGGGCTCCTGCGCGAGCGCGGTTGCGACCAGGCGCAGGGCTTCTGGCTGGGCCAGCCGATGCCGCTGGAGGCGTTCATGGCGCAGTTGCGTGCCGACCGGCCGTTGCCGGCACCGGCCCCGCGCTCGCCCCTGGACAAGATGCTCGACCGCGGCTGA